The DNA sequence GCGTGGACCGGGCGGCGCCCGTCGGCGGCGCGGGCGAGCGGGCTGCCGGACTCCAGGTGCTCCTCGTGGTGCACGGGCAGGTCGGGCAGCCCGTCGCGGTGGGCGGCGGCGACCCGGTCGGCGGTGAGCGCGGTGCCGGGCAGGCGGTGCAGGGCCTGCGGCAGCAGGTAGATCGTGCAGTTGTCGGCGATCTCGGGGACGATCACCTCCGCGAGGGCGGCCAGCATCTCGTCCAGGCGCACGATGTCGGCCGTCGCGGCGCTCGCGCGGGCCAGCAGCTCCTCCTGGCGGGCCTCCTGCCACTCCTGCTCGATGTCGGTGCAGGTGCCCACCCATTCGATCACCGTGTCCCCGTCGCGGACGGGCGCGGCCTCGACGGCGAAGTGCCGGTACTCGCCGGAGGCCGTGCGCAGCCGGTAGGTGTCGTAGGTCAGGTGCGGGGTGCCTGCTCGGCCAGGGCCCGCTGCCACGCCTCGGCGGCCCCGGCACGGTCGTCCGGGTGGATGGCGTCGAGGTATCCGTCGCCGCGGAACTCCTCCCAGCTCTGCCCGGTCACGCGCTGCCAGCCGGGGCTCGGCTCGGTGACCCCGCCCTTGGGGCCGGTCACCCACACCACCTGCGACCCGGCGCTGACCAGGCTGCGGTAGCGCAGCAGGGCGCGGCGGCGCTCCTCGGACAGCACTCGGATGCGCTGCGCGCCGGTCACCTGCTCGGTGACCTCCACGATCACGCCCAGCACTCCCTGCCGGCCGTCGCTCGTCGTGGCACGCGAGAAGCTGAACGAGAAGTACCGCGTGCCCCCGCCAGGGGAGTCGGCGAAGTCCAGGTCGATGGGTGCCCCGGTGAGCACCTCCGCCCTGCCCGTGGTGTAGACCCGGTCCAGGATGTCGAGGTAGCCGGCCTGCACGAGGTCGGGAAAGGCCTCGCGCACGGTCCGGCCGAGCGGCCGGTCGCCGAACGTCTTGCGGTAGACCTCGTTGGTGTAGGCGAGCCGGTGCTCCGGTCCCTCGGTGAGGATGACACCGATCGGAGCAGGGTCGAACATCTCCAGCCTCATGCGGCCTCCACCTGCCCGTGCACGGGAGTGACCTCATGGTCAGCGTATGCCCGGCGCCCGGCGTCCGCGCCCCGGCTCCTCCCCGCCGGGCCCCGCCCCGGTCAGCGCGCGGTCTGCGTGTGGACGTACTCCACGAGACGGGTCAGGGCGTCCGGGTCGGTGGACGGCATGACGCCGTGGCCGAGGTTGAAGACGTGGCCCTCCAGGCCGGCCGCCGAGTCCAGGACCTCCCGCGCCTTCGTCTCGACGGCCTCGTGGCCGGCGAACAGCACGGTCGGGTCCAGGTTGCCCTGGAGCGCCTTGCCGGGGCCGACGCGGCGGGCGGCCTCGTCCAGCGGGACGCGCCAGTCGACGCCCACGACGTCCGCGCCGGCCTCGCCCATCGGGCCCAGGAGTTCACCGGTGCCGACGCCGAAGTGGATGCGCGGGACGCCG is a window from the Streptomyces capillispiralis genome containing:
- a CDS encoding PAS domain-containing protein, with the protein product MRLEMFDPAPIGVILTEGPEHRLAYTNEVYRKTFGDRPLGRTVREAFPDLVQAGYLDILDRVYTTGRAEVLTGAPIDLDFADSPGGGTRYFSFSFSRATTSDGRQGVLGVIVEVTEQVTGAQRIRVLSEERRRALLRYRSLVSAGSQVVWVTGPKGGVTEPSPGWQRVTGQSWEEFRGDGYLDAIHPDDRAGAAEAWQRALAEQAPRT